A single genomic interval of Lathyrus oleraceus cultivar Zhongwan6 chromosome 7, CAAS_Psat_ZW6_1.0, whole genome shotgun sequence harbors:
- the LOC127105587 gene encoding probable CCR4-associated factor 1 homolog 9, producing MSMLKEVIIREVWAYNLEYEFNLILQAISEHHLIISMDTEFPGVIHSPKIDYRHLLPSDHYRYLKANVDDLKLIQVGLTLSDSEGNLPDFGTNNSYIWEFNFCDFDVNHDLCNQDSIDMLRRQGINFERNLFHGVDSKLFAELMFSSILVYNDFVTWVTFSSAYDFGYLVKILTGMNLPNLLEDFLKMVEVLFGKSVYDMKYMMKSCNSLYGGLERVATTLDVCRAVGNAHQAASDSLLTWHVFDKMIKTYFKDDEAAKHAGVLFGLEIAA from the coding sequence ATGAGCATGTTGAAGGAAGTCATTATCCGTGAAGTTTGGGCGTACAATTTAGAGTATGAATtcaatctcatccttcaagctATCTCTGAACATCATCTAATCATTTCAATGGATACTGAATTTCCCGGCGTAATTCATTCCCCAAAAATTGACTATCGTCATCTTCTACCCTCTGATCACTACCGTTATTTGAAAGCCAATGTCGATGATCTTAAACTCATTCAAGTTGGACTCACACTTTCGGATTCTGAGGGAAACCTTCCTGACTTTGGAACCAATAACAGTTACATCTGGGAGTTTAACTTCTGTGATTTTGACGTCAATCATGATCTCTGTAATCAAGATTCCATTGATATGCTCCGCCGTCAAGGGATTAATTTTGAGCGCAATTTATTTCACGGTGTGGATTCAAAGCTTTTCGCTGAACTAATGTTCTCGTCGATACTTGTTTATAACGATTTTGTTACTTGGGTCACGTTTAGTAGCGCTTATGATTTTGGATATTTGGTGAAGATCCTGACCGGAATGAATTTACCAAACCTGTTAGAGgattttttgaaaatggttgaagTATTGTTTGGAAAAAGTGTTTATGACATGAAATATATGATGAAGTCCTGCAACTCTCTTTATGGTGGTCTCGAGCGGGTAGCTACTACGCTTGATGTGTGTCGGGCAGTTGGAAATGCTCATCAAGCCGCATCGGATAGTTTGTTGACGTGGCATGTATTCGACAAAATGATAAAGACTTATTTTAAGGATGACGAAGCTGCCAAACATGCCGGAGTGTTGTTTGGATTAGAAATTGCAGCTTAG
- the LOC127102034 gene encoding probable CCR4-associated factor 1 homolog 11: MTMLKEVIIREVWAYNLEYEFNLILQAISEHHLIISMDTEFPGVIHSPKIDYRHLLPSDHYRYLKANVDDLKLIQVGLTLSDSEGNLPDFGTNNSYIWEFNFCDFDVNHDLCNQDSIDMLRRQGINFERNLFHGVDSKLFAELMFSSILVYNDFVTWVTFSSAYDFGYLVKILTGMNLPNLLEDFLKMVGVLFGLEIAAYCFFSLSIQLQNQFFKKFNMSMLKEVIIREVWAYNLEYEFNLILQAISEHHLIISMDTEFPGVIHSPKIDYRHLLPSDHYRYLKANVDDLKLIQVGLTLSDSEGNLPDFGTNNSYIWEFNFCDFDVNDLCNQDSIDMLRRQGINFERNLFHGVDSKLFAELMFSSILVYNDFVTWVTFSSAYDFGYLVKILTGMNLPNLLEDFLKMVKVLFGKSVYDMKYMMKSCNSLYGGLERVATTLDVCRAVGNAHQAASDSLLTWHVFDKMIKTYFKDDEAAKHAGVLFGLEIAA, translated from the exons ATGACCATGTTGAAGGAAGTCATTATCCGTGAAGTTTGGGCGTACAATTTAGAGTATGAATtcaatctcatccttcaagctATCTCTGAACATCATCTAATCATTTCAATGGATACTGAATTTCCCGGCGTAATTCATTCCCCAAAAATTGACTATCGTCATCTTCTACCCTCTGATCACTACCGTTATTTGAAAGCCAATGTCGATGATCTTAAACTCATTCAAGTTGGACTCACACTTTCGGATTCTGAGGGAAACCTTCCTGACTTTGGAACCAATAACAGTTACATCTGGGAGTTTAACTTCTGTGATTTTGACGTCAATCATGATCTCTGTAATCAAGATTCCATTGATATGCTCCGCCGTCAAGGGATTAATTTTGAGCGCAATTTATTTCACGGTGTGGATTCAAAGCTTTTCGCTGAACTAATGTTCTCGTCGATACTTGTTTATAACGATTTTGTTACTTGGGTCACGTTTAGTAGCGCTTATGATTTTGGATATTTGGTGAAGATCCTGACCGGAATGAATTTACCAAACCTGTTAGAGgattttttgaaaatggttggagTGTTGTTTGGATTAGAAATTGCAGCTTA TTGTTTTTTCTCTCTTTCAATTCAACTTCAAAATCAATTCTTCAAGAAATTCAACATGAGCATGTTGAAGGAAGTCATTATCCGTGAAGTTTGGGCGTACAATTTAGAGTATGAATtcaatctcatccttcaagctATCTCTGAACATCATCTAATCATTTCAATGGATACTGAATTTCCCGGCGTAATTCATTCTCCAAAAATTGACTATCGTCATCTTCTACCCTCTGATCACTACCGTTATTTGAAAGCCAATGTCGATGATCTTAAACTCATTCAAGTTGGACTCACACTTTCGGATTCTGAGGGAAACCTTCCTGACTTTGGAACCAATAACAGTTACATCTGGGAGTTTAACTTCTGTGATTTTGACGTCAATGATCTCTGTAATCAAGATTCCATTGATATGCTCCGCCGTCAAGGGATTAATTTTGAGCGCAATTTATTTCACGGTGTGGATTCAAAGCTTTTCGCTGAACTAATGTTCTCGTCGATACTTGTTTATAACGATTTTGTTACTTGGGTCACGTTTAGTAGCGCTTATGATTTTGGATATTTGGTGAAGATCCTGACCGGAATGAATTTACCAAACCTGTTAGAGgattttttgaaaatggttaAAGTATTGTTTGGAAAAAGTGTTTATGACATGAAATATATGATGAAGTCCTGCAACTCTCTTTATGGTGGTCTCGAGCGGGTAGCTACTACGCTTGATGTGTGTCGGGCAGTTGGAAATGCTCATCAAGCTGCATCGGATAGTTTGTTGACGTGGCATGTATTCGACAAAATGATAAAGACTTATTTTAAGGATGACGAAGCTGCCAAACATGCCGGAGTGTTGTTTGGATTAGAAATTGCAGCTTAG